The DNA region AACATTTCATAAGGATCTCGATGCGCCACCAGTAAGTGCCACTGCGTATCTAAACACACTATTTTCGCCACCAGATATCGATAGTCCGCCTGGCTAGAGTCGAGCTTAAAGCAGCTGTGGTAAAACTCAATGCCGTTATCCACTAATTCAAACTCCGCCTTAGCCAACTCAACACAGACACTGTGATTTCGAGACTGGCAAGTATCCCCCGCCAGTTTAATTAATTGATGCTGCTCTATCTCAGATAACGCCATTAGTAACCTCAACATGACTTGCTAAGTTTTGCCACGCAAAAAAATATGCCAAAAATAAATTCAATCATAGCGCAACAATTGGCTCATATT from Vibrio rarus includes:
- a CDS encoding DUF3024 domain-containing protein → MALSEIEQHQLIKLAGDTCQSRNHSVCVELAKAEFELVDNGIEFYHSCFKLDSSQADYRYLVAKIVCLDTQWHLLVAHRDPYEMFEGWHAYPARLHANESSLGNPLHRLMKEVEQDPQGLIW